The stretch of DNA CTTGGCACATTTCCGCGTTCCATCCGGAGTACAAAATGACGGAGATTGGCATCACGCCAAGCGAGAAACTTTTTGAAGCGTACGAGATTGGGAAAAAATCCGGGCTTAAATATATTTATACCGGCAATATCGCGGACAAAAGGCACAGCAACACCAATTGTCCGCAATGCGGCTCGGTCCTCATTGAGCGGGACGGCATGTATCATACCAAAGTTATTGCAGAAAAAGGAATCTGCCCGAAGTGCCAGACAAAGATTCCGGGGGTATGGGAATAAAAGATTATTGATACCATACAACGAAATGGTTCATCGCCTCGCTTAAGATTTGTCTGTGCAGAGGCATATAAACGATACATTGTAGCGTGGCAGTTCATCTGCCACCCAAGATGTCGGAGACAAGCTCTGACGCTACAAATGAATAATAACGAATTATTTTAATATGGTCAGAAAACCAAACGTCGCAGGGAGTTTCTACCCCGCAGACAAAGGTGAGTTATCTGCGGAGCTTGAGCGGTGTTTTCGGGATGCCGCGGTTACACCTTCTGAAGTGCAAGGCAAGGGCATAAAGGCCATCATCGCGCCTCACGCAGGATACATATACAGCGGCGCTACCGCGGCAAGCGCGTATCAATTGCTAAAGCGACCTTATCACCGCATCGTACTGTTGGGGCCTTCGCATTATGTAGGATTTAATTCAGTGGCGCTTGATGAGGCTCAAGGGTGGCGCACGCCGTTGGGAGAAGTTGCGCTTGATCAAAAGGCGCTATCTATATTATCACGCAGCGAATATTTTAAAGTGTTGCCGGAAGCGTTTGCGCGCGAACATTCGCTGGAAGTGCAAGTTCCTTTCTTGCAGAAACAATTAAAGTCGTTCAAATTGGTTCCGTT from Patescibacteria group bacterium encodes:
- the amrB gene encoding AmmeMemoRadiSam system protein B codes for the protein MVRKPNVAGSFYPADKGELSAELERCFRDAAVTPSEVQGKGIKAIIAPHAGYIYSGATAASAYQLLKRPYHRIVLLGPSHYVGFNSVALDEAQGWRTPLGEVALDQKALSILSRSEYFKVLPEAFAREHSLEVQVPFLQKQLKSFKLVPLCCGQELASLPIALELNNIIDNDTLVAVSSDLSHYQPQQIAEKIDHKTIDAILSRDQERIKMDLDACGREGIVIINELAKLNNWQPQLVDYRTSAEASGDESAVVGYVGMVYY